A single genomic interval of Trichosurus vulpecula isolate mTriVul1 chromosome 6, mTriVul1.pri, whole genome shotgun sequence harbors:
- the DDB2 gene encoding DNA damage-binding protein 2, with protein MGAPEAASGSLTKRAERHLDSWPTLVAEPRSAQIVLRPSYLPFPVRRPPRTAPDPRKWLSLRRKGAGPEAEVSSSGARVNRDCGRVAVAEGFPGEPGPARPAPAAQGLAPLLTRSPGSGRMASKRPPGQSKRSAPALEPPRAKRRCVRSPNRRCRPPVRGSGTQDNVSGWKHPELASQRENRYSIIWAHHQQKLGRAPWAFFQQCLQKAFLHSLDSYRLFRTASPFDRRTTCLEWHPTHPSTLAVGSKGGDIILWDYEVLDKNYFIKGIGAGGSITGMKFNPLNTNQLFVSSMVGTTSLKDFLGNTIRVFTSTNSWDYWYTSVDVSAKSRVVVTGDSSGSVVLMNMDGKEIWNLKLHKKKVTHVALNPLCDWLLATASVDQTVKIWDLRQVRGKSSFVHLMPHERAVNAAYFSPDGAKLLTTDQHSEIRVYSASHWACPQHLIPHPHRHFQHLTPIKATWHPRYDLIVVGRYPDPNFAGFNPHESRTIDLFDGSSGKMICQLFDPDCSGIISLNKFNPMGDTLASAMGYNILIWSPEEAVTRKQEGLIRAMSEQGLGKGCSAHQLPP; from the exons ATGGGCGCGCCTGAAGCGGCTTCAGGGTCGCTGACGAAACGCGCCGAGCGCCATCTTGATTCCTGGCCTACACTGGTCGCTGAGCCCCGCAGTGCGCAGATCGTCCTTAGGCCTAGCTATTTGCCTTTTCCGGTTCGCCGCCCTCCCCGCACCGCCCCTGACCCCCGGAAGTGGCTGAGCCTCCGGAGGAAGGGGGCGGGACCAGAGGCGGAAGTCAGTTCGAGCGGGGCGCGCGTGAATCGGGACTGCGGGCGAGTGGCGGTAGCTGAGGGCTTTCCGGGGGAGCCCGGTCCAGCCCGGCCAGCACCCGCTGCCCAGGGCCTCGCTCCTCTCCTCACTCGCTCTCCGGGCTCAGGCAGGATGGCTTCCAAGCGACCGCCGGGCCAGAGCAAGAGGAGCGCGCCAGCCCTGGAGCCTCCCCGGGCCAAGAGGCGGTGTGTGCGGAGCCCCAACCGCAGATGCCGGCCGCCAGTCCGGG GCTCGGGCACACAGGATAATGTTTCAGGCTGGAAACATCCTGAGTTGGCCAGCCAAAGAGAAAACCGTTATAGCATAATTTGGGCTCACCACCAACAGAAGCTGGGCAGAGCACCTTGGGCATTTTTCCAGCAG TGTCTTCAGAAGGCCTTTTTGCACTCTTTGGACTCTTACCGACTTTTCCGCACAGCTAGTCCCTTTGACCGAAGAACAACGTGCCTAGAATGGCACCCAACTCATCCCAGCACCCTGGCTGTGGGCTCCAAGGGTGGAGACATCATCCTCTGGGACTATGAAGTACTGGACAAAAACTATTTCATTAAAGGG attgGAGCTGGAGGGAGCATCACAGGGATGAAGTTTAACCCTCTCAATACCAACCAGCTGTTTGTTTCCTCGATGGTGGGGACCACCAGCCTGAAGGACTTCCTGGGCAACACAATCAGAGTCTTCACCAGCACAAACAGCTGGGA CTACTGGTACACCAGTGTGGATGTGTCTGCCAAAAGCCGCGTGGTGGTCACAGGAGATAGTTCGGGCAGTGTGGTCTTGATGAACATGGATGGCAAAGAG ATCTGGAATCTCAAGCTTCACAAAAAGAAGGTGACCCATGTAGCTCTGAATCCTCTCTGTGACTGGTTGCTGGCCACAGCCTCAGTGGACCAAACAGTGAAAATCTGGGATCTGCGCCAGGTCAGAGGGAAGTCTTCCTTCGTCCACCTGATGCCTCACGAGCGTGCTGTCAATGCAG CTTATTTCAGTCCAGATGGGGCCAAACTCCTGACCACAGACCAGCACAGTGAGATCCGGGTGTATTCTGCCTCCCATTGGGCGTGTCCCCAGCACCTGATTCCCCACCCTCATCGCCACTTCCAGCACCTCACGCCCATCAAG GCAACGTGGCACCCTCGTTATGACCTCATCGTGGTGGGTCGCTATCCAGACCCCAATTTTGCAGGTTTCAACCCTCACGAATCTCGGACGATTGATTTATTTGATGGGAGCTCAGGGAAGATGATATGTCAGCTTTTTGACCCAGACTGCTCTGGCATTATCTCG CTAAACAAGTTTAATCCCATGGGGGATACGTTGGCCTCTGCAATGG gTTACAACATTCTCATCTGGAGTCCAGAGGAGGCTGTGACAAGGAAGCAGGAGGGGCTGATCAGGGCAATGAGCGAGCAAGGACTAGGGAAGGGTTGCTCAGCCCACCAGCTCCCTCCTTGA